The sequence below is a genomic window from Bacteroidales bacterium MB20-C3-3.
GCGCTCGGCCACTCTGTTAATGGCATATTCACTGCCGAACATCTCCTCACTCTCCAGCAGCCTGTTCCATATTAGGAGGTCGTGCGTTGTTGTAAGAAGGCCCCCCGGACCGTGCAGATCCTCAAAAGGCATATTGAGCAGATACTTACCTTCACTCTTTTCATATGCGGTGGCTCTTCCCGCCACTATCGCCCTGTGGTTATCCCTCCAGCTGGTCTGCGACATACCCATCGGCCCGAAAAACCTTTGGGCGGTGAATTGAGCTAAAGAGAGTCCGGATACCCGCTCAACAATGAGAGTGAGCATCATGTAATTTGAATTGCTGTATGAGTATTGGCTTCCCGGAAGAAAATTAAGGCTCTTCTGTCTAAAAATTATATCATAGCCAAGCTCCTGTGTATAAACCCGAGTGGTTCTCGGCCATCCGGTGAGGGAGTAAATCGCCCCCCAATCCTTCAGCCCGCTGGTATGGCAGAGGAGCATGTCGATGGTAATGGGGGCATCGTAAACCGGCAATTCAGGAACATATTTTCTTACATCGTCGCTCAACGAGAGCCGACCCTCCTTCGTCAGCAGCAACACCGACGCAGCCACAAACTGTTTTGACACCGACCCGGCCTCAAATATGGTAGCTGTTGTATTTGGCACATTGTACTCCAGGTTCGCAAGTCCAAACGCCTTGTTATATATCTGTTTACCGTCTAACGTTACAGCAACAGCCACACCGGGCATCTCATTGTGAAACGATGCAAAAAGCGCATCAATCCGCTGCTCAGTTGTGGCCCCCTTTTGGGCAAAGAGGGTAAACGGGAGCATTAATGTGAAAATAAAAATCAGGAGGTTTGTTTTTTTCATAGCAGAAAGTCTTCAATGTTTTCTGGGTTTATAACTGAAAAAGTACTACCGAAGTAGTTATCTAAAAATAGTTTAGGCGTTTTATGCTTAGCAGTTGAACTCCATTTGAATTCATAGGCTTTGATTTGGCCATCACCCTCTTCAATATAATCAATTTCTGCCTGATCTTTTGTTCTCCAAAACCATCTGTTCTTCCATAAGGAGTTGTATTCTATCTTTTTGTATCTCTCTGAAATTATGAAGTTCTCCCACAATCTACCTATGTCATTTCGACTTTCAGCTAATGAGAAATCTGCAATTATAGCATTCCTGATACCATTGTCATAAAAATATATTTTTTTAGAATTTTTAAGCTCATTTCTTAAATTACGGCTGAAAGAGCCTAATCTGAAAATTACATAGCATTGCTCAAGTAATAAGAGATATCTTTCAACTGTTTTTGAATCCAGACCACATATTTGACCAAGTTCCGAATTGGATACCTGATTACCAGTCTGAAAAGCTACTGCCTGTAATAATTTGAGCAGTTTCTCCGGCTTTTTAATTTGATCAAGTATCAAAATGTCTTTATATAAATAGCTGTCAGATAATTGCTTTAATATCTCTTTTTCATCTCCGGGATTATTTACAACATCGGGATAGTAACCATAGATAAGTCTGTGAGGAATTAATCGCTTTTCTTCCATTAATCCGTGATGCAAAACCATTTCGGCAAAAGATACCGGATACATTTTGTATTCCCATTTTCTTCCGGTAAGTGGTTCGTTGATTTGATTTACAAGATCAAAAGAGGAGCTGCCAGTTGCTATAAGTTGTATTTGAGGAATCTCATCTACAATTAGTTTCAACTTGACTCCTATCTCTTTTATTTTTTGCGCTTCGTCAATAACAACATACTTCTTATCTCCAAAGATGTATTTTAGCCTTGTAGAAGATATGTTTTCAAAAAGATTTTGTACATCAAGCTCATCGCCATTTAGCCAGATTACTTCATTTGAACCTTTAAACAGACCCTTAACAAGAGTGGTTTTCCCAACTTGTCTGGCCCCCATTATAACAATTGCTTTTCCTTTGTTAAGCCTGTTTTTAACAATATTTTCAAGTTCTCGTACTATCATATTGGATCAGTTTTGACCAAATATACGATAAAATTGGATTTGAATCCAAGAAAGTGGCGATAAATTTGGATTTGGACCCCAAGATTGCCTATAGATAGCTGAACAAAATAAAAATCACTGACACTACCACAAAGTACCCAACATCAATCATGGCAAGTGTTATATACCTGCTCCACCCGGCAATCTGAAACTTAAGCATGGACTTTGTCCACCCTGCAAAAGCGACGCAAACAATAATTGCAAGCCAGAGAGAAATTGGGGTGAGGATAAAGTACATTAAGCCAACCATAGCTGTTCCAATAATCTGAAATACCATCTCCCACGGAAATCTGCCCTTGCATGTACACTCCTCTCCGTCAGAGATATTTGCACCACACAGACAAACATAATTCACAGCTTTAACCCACTGCTTACCAAACAGCACAGTGTACCACAACGCACCCATCCCAAACGCAACCACCACTGAAATTACATACCAAAGCCAGGAGATCTCTGAAAAGAGTATCCTGATATCAATCATTGTTTCCATAATAGAGAAGTTTAATGTTGGGTGAAGTTACGAAAAAACTGAAACGCAGTTTCTGCCTCAGAGGAAAAGTGTCAAACGACTGATAGATAAATATATAGCAAGCTTGGAGCGTTTTTGTAACACGCTTGTTTACTGCTGTTAGACACTTTTCCTCTGAGGTGAGAGGTGGGAGGCGAGGCTAGGGGCAAAGAGAGTCAAACAAGGTCCATAGGGACAATTTGTCCCCAGGTAGATAAGATTCCAATACTTATTATGTGGGAAGTGAGTTTGAAAGTAAGTTATTGTTTAACACAATTCCAGTATGGTACGATTAAAAGCTACTCCTTCAGAGTTTGAAGCAAGCTGCATCTCGTTTCAATTCCAGTATGGTACGATTAAAAGAGCCTGTCTCGTTTCATTTTTAACATTGTACTCATGTTTCAATTCCAGTATGGTACGATTAAAAGCCCGTTTGCTGAAGAGACTGATATTTTTTTAAATCGTTTCAATTCCAGTATGGTACGATTAAAAGGTATTAATCTTCTAACTTGCTCCTCTGCTTGCTGGTTTCAATTCCAGTATGGTACGATTAAAAGATAGTTGGTCAGAATATCGACATCAGGATTCATTAATTTCAATTCCAGTATGGTACGATTAAAAGACAATTTAACTCTTACCCAAATTTCCTCACCTACATTTCAATTCCAGTATGGTACGATTAAAAGATATTAGGCTTGAGATATTTGAGAGAGATTACTCATTTCAATTCCAGTATGGTACGATTAAAAGTTTCAGGTGGTTCTTTTTCGTTCTTCCATCTATCTTGATTTCAATTCCAGTATGGTACGATTAAAAGTTTACTTGATAGGAGATTTGAGGTTGGTAAGGAGATTTCAATTCCAGTATGGTACGATTAAAAGACAACACCCCAATATTCCGCCAGAAAGTCCCTTAATTTCAATTCCAGTATGGTACGATTAAAAGGCACTTCGCCTATTTGCACAGCCATATCCGCAAAATTTCAATTCCAGTATGGTACGATTAAAAGACAGTACAAGGCAGCAACGGTTTCTGCACCGTAATTTCAATTCCAGTATGGTACGATTAAAAGGTTTAATCCATCCTTGTTCTCTCCTCCATATATGTATTTCAATTCCAGTATGGTACGATTAAAAGTCCGTTTGAGAGTGATGCTGTACTAGAGATTGAAGTATTTCAATTCCAGTATGGTACGATTAAAAGGATGTAAAGGATAGGAGACTCCTCTCTCCTTAAAATTTCAATTCCAGTATGGTACGATTAAAAGTTAGCAGATGAATTTAACGATGTGCATATTGCTTATTTCAATTCCAGTATGGTACGATTAAAAGGCTAGAGCTAGAGATTGAAAGAAACGCAAGTACGGAATTTCAATTCCAGTATGGTACGATTAAAAGCATCGGGGGATAGTAAGGGGGAGTATTTTGGTAAATATTTCAATTCCAGTATGGTACGATTAAAAGTATCTATTGTGATTCAGCAGAACCCAAGTCAATAGATTTCAATTCCAGTATGGTACGATTAAAAGGCATTTTATCCTGTTTCTAATCAATAAATATCATATTTCAATTCCAGTATGGTACGATTAAAAGTAATTAGAACCGCCCCAATAAATCAAATCTCCCTCTATTTCAATTCCAGTATGGTACGATTAAAAGGCTTTATTAGTTCATTTGCCTCTTGTATATCCTTATTTCAATTCCAGTATGGTACGATTAAAAGGCAGTACCAGTCCCTCAAGACAAGAATCGTGCAATGATTTCAATTCCAGTATGGTACGATTAAAAGAGTTAGAAGATTAATACAATTACACGAAAAAGTACAATTTCAATTCCAGTATGGTACGATTAAAAGGCAGGAATTAGAGAATGCTTAGCGAGTACATCTTGAAATTTCAATTCCAGTATGGTACGATTAAAAGCATCTGCTGAAATCTCTTCCTGAATCAATTCTTCATTTCAATTCCAGTATGGTACGATTAAAAGAAATGGGAGGTGGAGCTTCCAAGAAAAATCAGCGAGATTTCAATTCCAGTATGGTACGATTAAAAGTTATAAATTGTTTTAGTTCGTCTGCGTTAATGAAATTTCAATTCCAGTATGGTACGATTAAAAGATCTAGTCTTAACACATCATTGCTTGAAGAATAATTATTTCAATTCCAGTATGGTACGATTAAAAGATTCAGAGGAGATTATGACTCTACTGCTATATATTAATTTCAATTCCAGTATGGTACGATTAAAAGTCACGATTTGCCATGATAGCATCCTTGCGGCTGTCATTTCAATTCCAGTATGGTACGATTAAAAGTAATTACTGCTTGGCTCTGTGTTAACTCTGCCCATATTTCAATTCCAGTATGGTACGATTAAAAGTTAACCTTAATGAATTTTACAATATCGTTTTCTATATTTCAATTCCAGTATGGTACGATTAAAAGAACCCCGACCACTACATAGAAAGGCGGGAGAAAAATTTCAATTCCAGTATGGTACGATTAAAAGCTGCCCCATGAACTCATTCACTGCTTCCCTCGCTGCATTTCAATTCCAGTATGGTACGATTAAAAGTATATGACGCTGATTACGCTTATTGGGTAGAGCAATTTCAATTCCAGTATGGTACGATTAAAAGTTAGCAGATGAATTTAACGATGTGCATATTGCTTATTTCAATTCCAGTATGGTACGATTAAAAGTCCGCAGGACAGAATGATGCAACTTCTCTTAAGAAATT
It includes:
- a CDS encoding serine hydrolase domain-containing protein: MKKTNLLIFIFTLMLPFTLFAQKGATTEQRIDALFASFHNEMPGVAVAVTLDGKQIYNKAFGLANLEYNVPNTTATIFEAGSVSKQFVAASVLLLTKEGRLSLSDDVRKYVPELPVYDAPITIDMLLCHTSGLKDWGAIYSLTGWPRTTRVYTQELGYDIIFRQKSLNFLPGSQYSYSNSNYMMLTLIVERVSGLSLAQFTAQRFFGPMGMSQTSWRDNHRAIVAGRATAYEKSEGKYLLNMPFEDLHGPGGLLTTTHDLLIWNRLLESEEMFGSEYAINRVAERKLNDGKGCGYAAGLTIGKYNGYDEIAHSGSTAGYRAWLAWYPQKRLSVVLLSNYAQFQPIQIGRAIAAIFVGEESASPAQPVAKADENGNGDTKDANAKRDRKSLAQYEGTYFSDEAGSTTFIIKLTGDKLEVRRKAGESFSLTNLSGDKFTSDGNGDYLFTRDRRGKVNGFKVSVMRASYIPFYIL
- a CDS encoding ATP-binding protein yields the protein MIVRELENIVKNRLNKGKAIVIMGARQVGKTTLVKGLFKGSNEVIWLNGDELDVQNLFENISSTRLKYIFGDKKYVVIDEAQKIKEIGVKLKLIVDEIPQIQLIATGSSSFDLVNQINEPLTGRKWEYKMYPVSFAEMVLHHGLMEEKRLIPHRLIYGYYPDVVNNPGDEKEILKQLSDSYLYKDILILDQIKKPEKLLKLLQAVAFQTGNQVSNSELGQICGLDSKTVERYLLLLEQCYVIFRLGSFSRNLRNELKNSKKIYFYDNGIRNAIIADFSLAESRNDIGRLWENFIISERYKKIEYNSLWKNRWFWRTKDQAEIDYIEEGDGQIKAYEFKWSSTAKHKTPKLFLDNYFGSTFSVINPENIEDFLL
- a CDS encoding DUF1761 domain-containing protein, whose product is METMIDIRILFSEISWLWYVISVVVAFGMGALWYTVLFGKQWVKAVNYVCLCGANISDGEECTCKGRFPWEMVFQIIGTAMVGLMYFILTPISLWLAIIVCVAFAGWTKSMLKFQIAGWSRYITLAMIDVGYFVVVSVIFILFSYL